The Physeter macrocephalus isolate SW-GA chromosome 17, ASM283717v5, whole genome shotgun sequence nucleotide sequence GAGGGGGTCGTGGCCAGCATCTCGGCTGCTGGGTCCCAACACATATCCATCATTAGGTCACACCCTTGgctccttgtttttttgttttttgtttttggtcagACAACTATTTAACCAAACACTTACTATGTACAAGGCAGTGTTCTAGACTGCACTGAGGTCACGATGGCTATAATGGTCAATAAGACAGGCAAAGTCCCAGtgttcaaggagcttacattctagtggaagaaaatgacagtaaacaacagagaaaattacGTTAGATATTAAGAACTGCTACAGAAGGTGTAAGATGGGGGTCATACAAGAGAGGGACTGGTGTGGGAGGCTGCTCAGAGGAGGCCGGAGGGGCTGCAGCTGTTGGTTGAGATGACAGCGGGCAGGACAGGAGACAGCAAGGAGGGCTGGAAGGAGGCCACCAGCACTTAATGAAAGATTCGTTGGGGGACATGAACGTAAGAGAGGATGACGCCTGGGTCTCTGGCTTAAGTAACGGGAGAGACGTGAGGCCGTTTGCTGAGGTGGGAGCAGAGCAAAGTCAGTAGTTCTGTGTGCAGCCGTATCAGGCTGGGAGGCCATTAGATCTGCAGGTGGGGCTGTCAGTGGGCACTTGTTTTCATTCCCTCATGGAGCACCTGTTAGGGGTCAGACAGTGCTTCTAGATCACTAGGGGGACAGCAGAGATCAAAACAGAGTCGTTGTCCTTCAGGAGTTCACATTGGAAGTGGGGGGAGGCAGGCAATAAAGTTACAGATTCGGGTCTGGGGTTAGGAGGAAGCTAGGCTGCCAATACGATTTTGAGAGTCAAGTGTATTTGAAGTTGTGGATGAGACCACCTACGGAGCAAAAGCAGAAGAGCCCAAAGATGGCGTTCAGGGCTCAACCAACATTTAGAAGTTGGGAAAAGGAGAAGGGTCCATGAAAGAACACTGAGAAGGTGtggccagggaggcaggaggaaagtCAGGGAGCGTGGGTCTACACAGCTGTTTCAGGGGGCAGGGCTTGGTCAGTCATGGCAAATGCTGATGAGAGACCAAGTAAGATAAGAGAACTGACTACTGCCTTTGGAAAGATGTAGTGCAGTGGAGAGCTGTTCAGTGGAGTGGGAGGGCCAAAAGCAACAGAATGTCTCCCTTTCATTCCATCTCATCCCATTCCGCCTGCGCATTCCAGCCAATCCTGCCCTGTCCTAGCCTGTGCCAGCTTTCCTGATCCGCGCATCTATGGTGTTTAGTGAGAATCTCTGGGTGAGTCCTccttcctgcatctccctcccacatgCAGGAGCTCAGTCCGAAGGGCCAGGTCAGCAAACGTTTTCTGTGAAAGGTGTATGAAGGGGcagagcagggctgtgctcctgaGAACTGCTTCTTACGACTGGACAGCAGCGCCCTCTTTGGGCAAAGCTGACCAGGACACAGAACGGTTGAACCCTGCTTGGGGCCTTGGCCATTGTGGACCCCGCTGGGGATGCCAGCTCCAACACTCCTCTGTGCAGCCCATCTCTGTATCTGTCTACTTAGCAATGCTTGCCCTTCCCAGCTCAGGAAAGATTACCACGAATGTTATTGACTCTAATTTTAATTTGTCTAGCACTCTTGTTAATGATGTCTATTTAAGACATCCATTAAAGGCCCATGAGGTTAATTAAATGGACAATTCCAATACAGTTCTATTAGAACCCCctctattaaattaatattatagaCATTTAACAGATGTCTTAATTAGGCATTATAGCTAAGAAATGAATACTAAATTAGAACTAAAGCCATTGTCCAGAAAGAACACTTTTTAGCATAATTTATGGCTTTTGGGGGGAATGTTCCTGTTTACTCTTCAGAACCTGAGAGATCTGTCATTTGACAATCTTTTCCGGCATCGAGAAAGCACCACCCCGAGAGGCCCAAATCTTAAATCACAGTCCAgatgtcagagctggaagagacTTTAGACACCATCTGGAGTCCATGATCCTCAAACATCAACGACTGGAGGAACCAGCTGGGGTCTTAGAGAAACACAAAGCTATCTGGGCCCCACCCCTGGAGACTGACTGCAGCCCAGGATCTGGCTGCTTTTAACACGCATCCTGATTCTCGTACAGGAAGTGCTAGAATACAACTTCGGGAAACCCTGATCTAGTCTCATGGCCACAAGTGACAGATGGTGACACTCTCAAGTGTCAAAAGACTTCAGAACTGGGTGACTGGATCAGCAGAATTCCACAATCTGCCCCCATGGATTAGAACTTTGCTAGCAGCTCCCTCCATCTCACCCCTCCCACTGATAAGCTAGGCGTCTCCTGAGTTTGGCAGCCGTAGTCCCACAGCCCttcttgcctctcctcctgttggccctgggccctgcaggcAGGAGATTTCCTGGGTCCTCCACCCTGGCCCTGCAGGCCCCTGCCCTGAGCCTGTGTGACCACACTCCTCACATCCCACAACTGCCTGGATCCAGAGCTGCCTCCTCCAGGGAGGCTCCCTTGCCCACCCTGCCTACCTGTGTGTGCATTTCCTCCCCAACCAGACTGTGCCTGGCCCCAACAAGAGGGCGAGGGAAGAGGATTTCAGCTGTTGCAGAAACGTAAGGGAACCTAGCCCCCTCAGGGCTCCTGGTACTGGAGGGAGCAGCTAAACTGAAGTTCTATGAGCAGGTCCTAGAATCCTGTGGCGATGGGAGCTCAGGGTCCCGCAGCTGGGCTGGGTGAGCGAACGGTCCAAGCACTCCATGTGGGGGGTGGGAAGGCCAGGCGAGTGTCCGAGGACGGGAGTCAGGGTGGGGGCACAACTAGTCTGTCCCAGCTGGGACAGCTCCACGGCTGTTACGGACTGAATTATGCTCCCTCCAAATTCCTGTGCTGAAGCCctgggcctttaaggaggtaattaaaattaaatgaggttataAAGGTGGGGCTTTAATTCCCTAGgactggggtccttataagaaaggaagagacaccagagattcCCCCCAGCCCCCGAGTGCACACAGAAGGCCATTTGAGGACGCAGTGAGGTGGCCAAGGAGAAAGCTCTTACCAGACAGCAATCCTGACGGCgccttaatcttggactttcagtctccagaacagtgagaaaagaaatgtctGTTGATTAAGTCGCCACCtgcagtattttgttacagcaggccAGGCTAATACAATAGCCGTGGCCCATCATGTCCCTCTTACCCTCCAGGTGATTCACCCTTTTCCTGCCCTGGAGGCTCTGACCGGTCCTCTGCAGGCCTACAGTGCGGCTGTGTCCTCCACAGAGCTGGCCCTGGGGGATGTAAAGGGCCTGGGCCCACTCGCTCTTTGGGGAACAGTGGGTCGCTGGACTGATGTCTCCTGAGCCCGTAGCCTCTCCTCCATCCTGTCCTGAGGTGTTTGCCATTTCTGCAGCTCCACGGGCCTCTCTGCGTCAGAGTCCTCTCGGGCATGGTTTACACTCAAGGCGAATTTAGCTGTGTCTCACAGGTAGCCTACATTCAAAGGCCCCCGCTCTGCTGGGGTCCTGCTCCCTGGGCAGTGGAGATGGGAGAGACTGGACTGCAAAGTACTACACCGCTCTCCATGACAAGCCCTGTGTCACAGCCATGGGGACACGGCCAGCCCTGTGCGCTTCCCTATGCAGCGATGAGTGCAGCTTCATTGGGAACGCTCACTCAGAGCCAGTGCCCAGCCTGGCCTGCgccctcctcacctcctcctctgcctgggaGGATGGCATGGTCCTTGGAGCACAGGACCCAGTGCTAAGTGGGCCTGGGGACAACAGGGCGTCCCAGAAACAGACATgcatagcagcagcagcttcGTGGCAGGTGAGCGTTCTCACCGAGTCTccctggggaggggaagagaagtcTACAAATTAAACAGCCACTCACATGGAAACTTGAGTCTGCgccaaatgaaaaacagatttcaCATGGCAACTGGTTCCAACCACTTTTCTGGAAAGCAACTGTACGTTTACACAACATTGGCCGCCTTTTACATTGTGGAGGGGTGGGTAAGAGCAGTGGGGTTTAGGAAATTATAGCACCTACGCTGTTACCAGCGTGGCACTTCCAAACAGCCAGAAGAACAGAAGCCACATTACACGGAAGACCAGAGATTCCCTCAGTGGGAACCCAGGTAATAAAGGGACCACGTCAGGCACTTTGGAGTATCTTCTCATCCTTGCGGCCACGCGTGGCTCTGGAGCTAGACCAtggggttcaagtcccagctctaccTGTCTCAAGCTGTGAGGCCTTGGGCAAACAAGTGCTCTGAGTACTAGTGACCTCGTGGTCACACCCGAGGGCTGTCACTGGGTCAGGCTGCCCTGTCTGAGGTGGTGCTGGGACTTGAGCTCCCAACCACAGGCAGTGATAGCTAGACTGGGGAGAGCACCCAAGGAGACTCAGACCCTCCTGGTAAGCGAGGGACACCATGCACAGACGGAAGCGGGGTCGAGCCGCCGGGCACGTCTGTGGGAGACCCCGGGCGCGCTCAGCCTTCGGGAGGCGTAGAGGCACCGCTAGGTCTCCTTGCTCTCCTCCAACAATGTGATGTCAGTGCTTACGCTCTCCCCTCCACTGTGGTGTTTCTCGTCCAGTGTGGAGCCTGAGCGCAAAATGCTGACACAGTGAAGCCTCTGGCATTGctgcttctcttggtgcggaAGAAAAAGCACATGAATTTGCTGCCAGTTTGTCGCCAGGAATGCTTCTGCCCTCACCCTGTTGGTCAGCAAACACTTGCTTCTCAAAACAAAGGGGCGATAGGgccttctgagccatgtggctttCCTGGTAGCAGACCCTGGAAGTCTGGTCCCCACCCCGTCCTCATTCGGCCAGTCTGTACTCAGGCCCTGCACAGAAGGGCCCGTCTACTGGCCCACAGGCACACTGCCCAGAGGGCTAGGGTCAGACTGCAGAGCCTGCAGAGCCACGGCTTCCAGCAGCAAAAATGGGACTAAGACGTCAACTAAGGTGCCACTGCTGGGGACTCAGGCTTTCCTAGTAGGTTAGGCCTTGGGAAGCGCTCCAGTCTTATTTTCCCTTCAGCCCACCTTCCTTTGGAGTCTAACAGACTCAGGAATTGAGAACACTCTTGTAGGCTTAAGCTCCCTATACTGGAACAAGCTTCAATAAGCACACCTAGGCCCGGCATTCTGCCTTTGTGGTCCACCTCAGTTCAAACTCCCGAATGGGCCCTAAGTCACTTAGCAACTTCACCGCTCACTCCTCTTCAACTTTCTTGAAACGGCAAAGTAAACCTCAGGTCAAAGAGTTCGACAGCAGGCATGATTTAAAGTGATGTATCAAAGAAGCAGGGCACCACCGAACTAGTGAGACACGGTGCCCGATGACAGAGCAAAAGACGTGGCAGCTTCCacagagcaaaagtaaaggcaCGAGCCAGGCACAGCTTgggccttcccttcccttccatccTGGCGGTGCTGCAGGAATCACTCCTGCAGCCTGTTCATGCCCACATGCATATTTTATTATCAGATAAACAACTCATTCGTCATAGAACATTCTGAAAACGCTGAAAAGTacgaaaaagaaaaaccaaataaactCACTATTCAAGTCAACCTGTGTTAATTCCGGTGTTTTCTGCCAATCTTTCCTGTCCATGGGAGTAATACACAAACAAGAGCATCTATAAAGACACATCCCTGTGGTCCCTGACTTCTGTGCTCAGTACAGTGTGCTTCTTTCCACATGATTAAACGTCCTTAACTCTGATTTAGACTGGCTGGAGGTGGTCTATAACCAGAACTGGCCCGACCGTCTCTTCCCTGAAAGGTGGGtaattcaggttgtttccagtttttcgcTGTCATAAACGATTCCCTTAGGCAGGAAGAGCTCACAGGTCAATTGTTCCCTTTGCTTTGAACTTCTTCGCAGACCGCTCGCTTGACCGCAGCTGGAATTTGCTCCCATAAATGTAGGAAATAAAGCCATCGATCTCCACAGTGAACACACAGTTTAGCTTGGGgataactaaaaaaaaagcaggagaaaaaggATGAGGGGAAAAAATCCTGGCAGTAAGTTCACTTTTGTGGAGACTATTATTCCCAAGACGTTTGTATTCGAAAATACAACAAGCTAATAGGAAAAGGTAATAAGAAATGGAGGAACCCACAAAGGTAACAGCACCAGGATTAAAGGGGATTATTCTGCCAAAAGGccaatttattcacattttaaatataactcGACACCTAGTTTTCCGGGTCAAAGGCTATGACCCAAACTCCCAAAACCAGAAACCCCCAGAAAAACTGCCAGAAACAGGTCTTGCTGCATAACTTTCAGATGGACTCATGGCTTTACGCTTACTGCGGAAACTTGTACACCACTTGCTGAGGTCTAAAATGAGAGCAGAAGAATACAGAGGGGAAATGGAACAAAGCAACAAGAAAACAAGcttcaaaaaattaaaggaacaaaAACCTCCCACTGTTGTTTTGCAATCTCTGGATTCATGGGCAAGGATGGGGTGTGGAAATCCTGACAGACTGGCCGCTCATCTCTGCCAGAGCAGTGAGCTCTAGCACACCAGGCGGATAAGCTTCCCCTTGCTTCCCTGGAACCCAGAGAATCACCACCAAGGGCGCTGGCTCTGGGAACTCTAGGGGCAGGTGCTACCTTAGCTTTCGTCCCTGCTATTTGTCTAGCTGGAATCCTCCGGGAGACAGCAGCCTTTGGGCAGGTGGAGGGTCCCAGTCCTGGAAATAGACCCAGGTGTCCGGAGGCACAGCCAAACAGCGCTTCCTTCCCTTGATCACATCTGGCCAAAGATGCTGGCTGGGCTCATGAGTACCTCAGGGAGAGCCCTGGGTGCTGGGATGGTCTCTGCAGGCTTGGAATGTAAGGTCAGCAGGTACCTACAATCTGTGCTGACTTGAAAGGCCAAACTGAGCTTTAGAGTCATGAGGAAAGGGCCGACAAATCGGCTGGGGAGGCCACAGCCCACGGCGATCCAGTTACATACCTTTCAGGCGGTCTTCTTTAgtgataattttgaaaatgtgctTTGTTTCCTGTAGAAGGATTCCTGTAACGCCCACATAGGAGGGGCATTTGGATTTTGTAACTGCAAAGGAAAAGGGTGGTTCAGGGCTCAGGCCTCTGTGGTGTTAGGGGAGCCACAGGCAGCCAGGCCTGCGGGGGCTGTGGGTTCTGGTCCCAACCTTGAGccagcagaggaagaaagaccACCCACAGGGGCAGGGTGAGGTGGAGGCTCCTTGGCTGGGCAGGGACCAAGTGGGATGAGAACCTAGGCTTCCCAATCCCTTGGCGGTGGCTTTATAGCCTCTGTGCTCTGATAAGGTGTCCTTTGGAAGGCCTGCTGCCACAGGGGTCCTGGGCAGGATTCTGGAGCCAAGAGGTCACCCGTGTATCTAGCACCACTAAGGCCCACAGTCGGGTTGCTCTGGCAGGGCCAAGTCTCACTTACAGGACCTGAATGAACGCCTGTTCATCATGGTCTTCCCAGAACCTCCTGAACTCTGGACAGAATGGGAGCCCACTATAGGCCACCCCGGAGTGAGCTGCCACCACAGGCAGGAGGCCTCTCACCTCCCCTAACCTATCCCCCAATGTAATCAATACACGTTCACTGAATGCCTCCTATGTGTCTGGCACTGTCCTAGGTAGGTGCTGGGCACAGTAGTAAGTCCTGGTCTCACGAAGCTGCTGTTCTAATAGGGGGAGGGGTAATATGCACCAAACAAGACAACTGTTATCTTCTGATAGTGATGAGTGCTATGAAAAAAACAAGGGCAGGGTAACGGGGTAGGGGGTCATCTTTAGCTATGGTAGACCCCTGGGAAGTGACATCTGAGTAGGGACCTGAATCATAAGAAAGAATCAGTCCCTGAGCACACAGAACTCTCTGGGTAGAGTGAAGAAGCAAATGCTAAGACCCTGCggcagggccaggcctggtgAGAAGCAGAAAGCAGGCCAGTACGGTTAGACCTGGTGCCCAAGGAGGTTGGACAGGCTGTTTAGACCACAGTAAGGAGGCAGAAGGGACACAACTTGATTTCTGTTGTAGAATCTTCACTCTGGCTGCCTGGTCAGGGGAGGAGCAGTGTGTCAGCAGGGAGAGGGTTAAGCAGCTTTGCAGTAATCCAGGGGAGATGGTGGTGGCTTAGATTTGGGTGTTAGGACATGCTAATGGATTGGAGGTAGgcaattaggaaagaagaaatgtggATACCTCCTAGGTTTTGGCTTGAACAACCTGGGTAAACAGTGGTACTATATTAGTGGCACTCAGTAGTACTCAGTGGTATTACTAAAGGTGATTCTCAGTGGCAACTTAGATGATGaaggccaggggaggggctgaTCTGAGGAGAGGCCCAGAGTTCTGTTTTGGATAAGTAAAGTTTACAATGTCTACTGCACGTCTGGGTGGCTATATCCAGTAGACAGTTGAATCCAAGGAGTTCAAGGGTAAGGTGTGTGCTGGAGATGACAACTTGGGAACTGTTTGGTCCACAGCCGACATTTAAAACCATGGGGCTGTTCAAGATACCAGGCTGTGGGTGAGTGCCAGCAGCTGCTGTGTCCTTTGGGATACCAGCAGGGATCTTCTGTGTGGAGAAGGTACACAGAGGCCATTTAGAGTATACAACAAGTGGCCAGAATTGGCTAAGACAGCTATAGTCATCGTCCACCCTAAGTGCTGGTGATGTAGGGATATCCACATAGCAAGGAACTGTCACTGAATGATGGCTTGGGCATCCAGATGGTGTGCTCTTAGGCAAATTACCTGAAACAATAGCGCCGTGAAGATCTGCCTTTAAAAGCTTGGCCTGAATCATCTGTGGCTGCCTACGAGGTAAACAAAAGCCCACAATGTATACCATGATAATGAATTCTGAAAGAAGTAAACAGGTCTACAAACTTCTGCAGCCAGGCAATGCTGATAGCAGGCTCCGAAAGCTGCATTTACAACGATCCTAAGACTTGGGCTCTGCCTCAAAGGGCAAGGCTTCAGCACTGTAACTCACATGTCTGGTTTGAGACCATTGCACAGATCCCGGATGTACTGTTTCCAGAGTTCATGTAGAGGGAGAAAAAGACTGTATCTGTGGCAAAGTCAGATAGAGGTAAAACGTTAGGCAATGTGAGCTTGGGATTATAGCATCCAAAGAGCACAGAGCTTGGCTTGAGGCCAAGGACCATGACCTGGATCACTGGGGCCTGGGTGCAAATCCTAGTTCTACTCCCGATAACCACACTAAAATCCAGTACTTTCACCTCTcaaaccttagtttcctcactggTAGAACCCTCTCAAAGCTAAGTTTTTGCTAATGAGACGAGGAAGCGTTGCCTTCCTTTGCCCCTTCATCCTTCCTGCTGGTTAGATGCAGGCATGACAGCTGGAGCTCAAGCAGACATCTTAGACCAGGAAGTAACACCTACAAATGGTGGAGCGGCAAGGACATACCCAGGGCTACACTCCGGGTTGTCTGATGGCTGTGGAACTGCCTACCACACCAGCCCAGGATGGTGTTCATCTAGACTTCTTTTcacaagagaaataaacttccatcttaTTTAAGCCACTGCTATTTTGAGATTTTCTGTTACAGGAAGCTGAACCCAGTAAGCCCTCAGTAAACAGGAGTTGCTGGTTGTCATTAAGTCCCTGTGCAAGGTGACAGGGTCTGTCTGGAGGATGAGTGAGAAGTGGCGGGGTGAAGGAGAGGGAGCAGGTGAGACGACCCCAAACGGGCCTTCCTGGCGCTTCATGGGGAGTCCATTTAACGAAGCTACTGGTTAGAGAAATGAGAACCTCAGGCTCAAACCCAAAGTGGACGTTATTGGTGGGGACATGGGTGAGGCACACCAGGGGCAGGCAGCagtcccttcctcctcccaaagCCCAGCTGATTTTGTGAGAGGAGCCATGAACAAAGTGACAGACTCTGTCTTGTGGGATGTGGGAGGATATCTGGTTACAAATCTTGGAGCAAAAGCATACGAACAGTCCTAAGACATCCAAATGCAGAACCGTGGCCAAGGAGGGATGGAGTGTCAGCTGGAGGCAGGAACATGTTTTCCCACAGAGAGTGATGTGTCTCTTTCAGAAACTTCTGAAACATGTGGGCAGCACGTTCTTTGGCAATAAGACCCCAATGGGTGATTCTGTCTAGTGCTATTAGAAGCTACAAAGAGATATATGTTAAGAAATATCAGTTCCTCTTTTTCTAAGAAAACTGAAAGACAAACAGTCTGTTGCCCATGGCTTATGGCACTGGTCTTATTAGTTAAGGATAGGACAGGAGCCAAGCAGAAAAGCCAAACCCA carries:
- the POP4 gene encoding ribonuclease P protein subunit p29 isoform X1; its protein translation is MNSVIYHAFSQKDAKEFDIQHPGTQRAEAFVRAFLKRSMPRMSQQAQDDHLQRKAVVLEYFTHRKQKEKRKKSKGLSAKQRRELRLFDINPEQQRYSLFLPLHELWKQYIRDLCNGLKPDMQPQMIQAKLLKADLHGAIVSVTKSKCPSYVGVTGILLQETKHIFKIITKEDRLKVIPKLNCVFTVEIDGFISYIYGSKFQLRSSERSAKKFKAKGTIDL
- the POP4 gene encoding ribonuclease P protein subunit p29 isoform X3, with amino-acid sequence MNSVIYHAFSQKDAKEFDIQHPGTQRAEAFVRAFLKRSMPRMSQQAQDDHLQRKAVVLEYFTHRKQKEKRKKSKGLSAKQRRELRLFDINPEQQRQPQMIQAKLLKADLHGAIVSVTKSKCPSYVGVTGILLQETKHIFKIITKEDRLKVIPKLNCVFTVEIDGFISYIYGSKFQLRSSERSAKKFKAKGTIDL
- the POP4 gene encoding ribonuclease P protein subunit p29 isoform X2 produces the protein MNSVIYHAFSQKDAKEFDIQHPGTQRAEAFVRAFLKRSMPRMSQQAQDDHLQRKAVVLEYFTHRKQKEKRKKSKGLSAKQRRELRLFDINPEQQRYSLFLPLHELWKQYIRDLCNGLKPDMQPQMIQAKLLKADLHGAIVSVTKSKCPSYVGVTGILLQETKHIFKIITKEDRLKDLSKWCTSFRSKRKAMSPSESYAARPVSGSFSGGFWFWEFGS